The following proteins are co-located in the bacterium genome:
- a CDS encoding glycosyltransferase, whose protein sequence is MPAKMAQAEVGIVCFLPEPNHINAMPNKLFEYLSCGLPVIASNFPLWKEIVEGNNCGICVNPLNPRDIAQAIEYLMEHPDEAKQMGENGRKAVEERYNWELEEERLIGLYKKLW, encoded by the coding sequence ATTCCCGCAAAAATGGCTCAAGCCGAGGTTGGCATTGTGTGCTTTTTGCCCGAGCCAAATCATATAAATGCTATGCCTAATAAACTCTTTGAATACCTGTCTTGTGGGCTTCCTGTTATTGCCTCTAATTTCCCTTTATGGAAGGAAATAGTTGAAGGGAATAATTGTGGCATTTGCGTGAATCCATTAAATCCCAGAGATATCGCTCAGGCTATTGAATACCTTATGGAACATCCAGATGAGGCAAAACAAATGGGTGAAAATGGCAGAAAGGCAGTCGAAGAAAGGTATAACTGGGAATTAGAGGAAGAAAGATTAATCGGACTTTATAAGAAGTTATGGTAA